The following coding sequences lie in one Bordetella genomosp. 9 genomic window:
- a CDS encoding cytochrome C oxidase subunit IV family protein, which produces MSDARPHSDAWDAVRRATRRDVRVWALLMILALATVGSAYVPMGPWNAVANFAIAAIKAGLVAAYFMQLRAGSPVPRLIAGTAIAVGALLFALGGVDYATRRPPAPPPSAPDAVWAAPGAAIPPAAEDRRPAAP; this is translated from the coding sequence GTGAGCGACGCCAGACCGCACTCGGACGCATGGGACGCCGTACGCCGCGCCACACGGCGCGATGTGCGCGTGTGGGCGTTGCTCATGATCCTGGCGCTGGCCACCGTCGGCAGCGCTTATGTTCCCATGGGGCCCTGGAATGCGGTAGCGAACTTCGCGATCGCCGCGATCAAAGCCGGACTGGTGGCAGCGTACTTCATGCAATTGCGCGCAGGCTCGCCCGTGCCGCGGCTGATTGCCGGCACGGCGATCGCCGTCGGTGCGCTGCTCTTCGCGCTGGGAGGCGTCGACTATGCGACCCGGCGCCCCCCCGCGCCGCCGCCGTCGGCGCCCGACGCGGTATGGGCGGCCCCCGGCGCCGCTATCCCGCCAGCGGCGGAAGACCGCCGTCCCGCCGCGCCATGA
- a CDS encoding DUF488 domain-containing protein, protein MATRHPRRAIRLQRVYGEQPADRNYRVLVDRFWPRGRTKAGLGVDLWARELAPTPELIKWFGHVPERWDEFRSRYLDQLSEPEREDAMRRLLEAAGGRDITLLFGARDEHHNQAVVLREALLRRDAAEHDTSRKGR, encoded by the coding sequence ATGGCCACACGACATCCGCGTCGCGCCATCCGATTGCAGCGGGTGTATGGCGAGCAGCCGGCGGACAGGAACTATCGTGTGCTGGTGGACCGGTTCTGGCCGCGCGGCCGCACCAAGGCCGGGCTGGGCGTGGACCTGTGGGCGCGCGAACTCGCGCCCACGCCAGAGCTCATCAAGTGGTTCGGCCACGTCCCGGAGCGCTGGGACGAATTCCGTTCGCGCTATCTCGACCAGCTTTCCGAGCCCGAGCGGGAGGACGCCATGCGGCGCCTGCTGGAAGCCGCCGGCGGGCGGGACATCACGCTGCTGTTCGGCGCCCGCGACGAACACCATAACCAGGCCGTCGTACTGCGCGAAGCCCTGCTGCGGCGCGACGCGGCCGAACATGACACCAGCCGGAAAGGGCGCTGA